In the genome of Oryzias melastigma strain HK-1 linkage group LG4, ASM292280v2, whole genome shotgun sequence, the window TTTATCTACCAAAGTTCTGCTTTTTCCAGAACCGTCCGAAAATCCGGGAAAGTCTTTTGGTTCTCGGTGGTTTCTCGTGTGGATCTTCTAACGTCTGTTTTTTAATCACGTCAGCGTTCAGAAAGCCATCAGACACAAACGGTTTCTGTTCTtccaaactgtaacttttctctTCAGAAAACCAAACATCATGTGGGCGGAGACACCGAGGTGCAGGAATCACTTTCATATCTTCCTAATAATAGtttattgaaaactttttagttttgaaaattattttatttctttctgtggattaaagagaaaaagtcaataaaatattttgagtgtttgaTGACAAAAGTGAGTTTTTATTCTGATTCCTGATTGTGACGCTTGGAGGAGGCTCCAGAACTGTCTGGACCAATCACATCGATCGATTTACATCGGAGTCCTTTCAGAAAAAGATTCAGGTTTATTCTCACCGTGTCCTACCAGGACGCGTGTTTGGATGTGCAGGGTCAAACGCCGCAGACAGACGGGTCAAACGTCACAGGCAGACGGGTCAAACGTCACAGGCAGACAGGTCAAACGTCACAGGCAGACGGGTCAGACGCCGCAGACAGACAGGTCAAACGCTGCAGACAGACGAGTCAAACGCCACAGAAAGACCAAACAACGTAGACAGACAGGTCAGACGCTGCAGACGGACAGGTCAAACGCCGCAGACAGACGGGTCAAACGCCACAGACAGGTCAAACTCCGCAGACAGACGGGTCAAACGCCACAGACAGGTCAAATGCCGCAGACAGAAGGGTCAAACGTCGCAGACAGACGGGTCAAACGTTGCAGACAGAAGGGTCAAACGCCGCAGACAGACGGGTCAAACGTCGCAGACAGACGGGTCAAACGTCGCAGACGGACTGGTCAAACGCCACAGACAGGTCAAAATTTCGCAGACAGAAGGGTCAAACGCCGCAGACAGACGGGTCAAACGCCGCAGACAGACGGGTCAAACGCCGCAGACAGACGGGTCAAACGGCACAGACAGGTCAAACGCCGCAGACAGACGGGTCAAACGTCGCAGACGGACTGGTCAAACGTCGCAGACGGACTGGTCAAATGCCACAGACAGGTCAAACTCCGCAGACAGACGGGTCAAACGCCACAGACAGACCAAACAACGTAGACAGACGGGTCAAACGCCGCAGACAGACATGTCAAATGACGGGGACAGACGGGTATCAGAGAGAGCTTCATGGTGATCTGGTGATCTTTGATAGTGATCTGCCGCTCACACTTAAATGTCCAAATGTTCTCTGGTGGTTCTAACAATCTGATGCACCAGTCTCAGCTCTGTGGTTGCCATGGGAACGATTACCAGGTCCCCTTTAAGCTTGGTGGAGGGAGTATTATGGTGGGCCTCCTGaatgctgcagcagaaccagacgATTGGACAGTCAGCAGGAACCACCGAGGAACTGCCCGTTTGTGTTCAGACACGCCTCCACGCCTCAGAGAAGgaacctgattggtcagagccGTCCTGACCTCCACCTGGCAGATGACCTCTGACCCAGAGACAACTCTAAAACACTCCTGGGTTCTCATTAAACCTGAtggattattatgggatgttgcTAAAGCTCACGAGGAGGAGCCCCAGTGATCTCCATCATGGTTTGATCTTTGAGAAGATTAGCTGCAGTTtccaaacatgcaaaaaagaaGCTGGTGGTGGAAGTATTATGGTCTGTGTTGATGATGATCCTCTCACATTTGATGACGGCAGAGCTGCTGGATGGGATGAATCCTGGTTTACACGgagcttctccatgtttttgtgttttccgcCTGATTCACGAAGAAACCTTCAAACATTCAACCAGAAAAACAGCCGCTCTCCAGAACAATAATTTATTCTTCTCTGAAAGCAGATTAGAAATCTTTGGCAGCGGACgacaaataaaagctgctcCAGGTCAGACTGACACGAACTCGCCGCACACGTGCACAACCCTCACGGAGCTCGTGCACGTCGGCGTCTGCTGCTGACGGAGCGAAGGCATCACAGTCAAATTCACTTTATGACACTTTCTAAATGGAAAAAACGTCTTTCAGTCGCAGATAAAAGTCACATAGACGTACATGTGTTAAAGGCAAACAGAGTAACTGCTTTAGTGGAGgaggaagccccgcccccagctGACAAGTGCAAGGTAAAgcgctggaggaggaggaagaggaggaggagggggaagaGGAGGAANNNNNNNNNNNNNNNNNNNNNNNNNNNNNNNNNNNNNNNNNNNNNNNNNNNNNNNNNNNNNNNNNNNNNNNNNNNNNNNNNNNNNNNNNNNNNNNNNNNNNNNNNNNNNNNNNNNNNNNNNNNNNNNNNNNNNNNNNNNNNNNNNNNNNNNNNNNNNNNNNNNNNNNNNNNNNNNNNNNNNNNNNNNNNNNNNNNNNNNNNNNNNNNNNNNNNNNNNNNNNNNNNNNNNNNNNNNNNNNNNNNNNNNNNNNNNNNNNNNNNNNNNNNNNNNNNNNNNNNNNNNNNNNNNNNNNNNNNNNNNNNNNNNNNNNNNNNNNNggagggggaggaggaggaggagaaggaggaggaggagactcGGCTGCAGTTTCCCTCCTCAGGATGGGGGGTAAGGCCACTTCAGGACTTGATAAAACCAAGTACAGGAACCAATCAGAATACACTTCTGCATTCATCACTCAGCTCTCACAGGAAAAGGGGCGGAGCACACGTACAGCGTGCACACTGTGCACAAGACTGACAGGCCGGGGGTGGAGCCTGACGGAGGAGAACCTGGATCCACAGCTTCTGTCGATCAGCTGATGTCATTCAGAACGCTGTCCCGCATCCGGCGGCGGCGCTCCCGCAGGTGTCCAGTCTCTAAATACTGTCGGAGGTCAGGAGTTTGGCTGCTCCCACATGTGCAAAACTTCAGGCCACTAGGTGTCGCTGTTTCTCTTCAGTTCACACAGCAGCCGGACGAGGGGGGCgcggcggcagcggcggcgAAACGGTTCGCCCCAGAGCTGACCCCCCAGGAGCCGTCCTCGTCCGGCGGCGGACGGCTGCGTCAAAGCGTCACTTTGCTGAGTCTGAGCGACAGGCTGGAGCGATGCTGCGCCCGGGGGAGGGTGGAGCTGCAGCGGCTGCGCAGCTGCACGGGCCGCCCCCCCGAGCCCCGCACGCGCAGCAGGAAGTCAAAGTTGGCCGAGGTGTTCATGGCGTAAAAGACGTTGGCGTTGTCGGGAATCAGCAGCTctgaaagaagagaaaacagaaTCTTCACTGAGGTTGATCACAATGGGGGGGGCTTCAAGACTTCAGTGACACTGATGGACGGCTAAAGCCATAACAACCTCTGAAGGCAACAAAGTTCATTATCttcatagttttattttattttgaaaatactccTCAAACTCTATTTCCTCCATCGACTGTATTAGAGTCCTGGACcaagtgtgatgtcatctgaagaaaatggtttattccgGCTCCAACCAAACATCGTCaaatcagtcgccattttttgcaatacggatgccgccatgttggagccagacgtcaaCCGTTAGTCATGATTGATCCAAATTGATCAGTTTTTCACAATCActctaaccaatcaggagtcagcgtgttggaaagccacacctaCTCCACCTATATTTATTGAGTCATCTGATTGGTAAGTTGTTACTTGAATAATATTACTTCTCActtcaaccaaatgaagttcagtcaccatttttttgtaatatgaacgccgccatgttggatccAGAAATCaccagtgagcagtgattggtccaaatcggtCTGtaaccaatcaggaatgagcttaTCAGAAGGGCACACCCCTAACACAGTAAATctatcaatcaaatgttttggacATGGGGGctagcaggctccacctacttttattgagccatctgattggtcagtttataacttgaataacatCGCTGCCCActtcaaccaaatgaagtcggttcagtcgccatttttttggtGATGTGGACGCCGCCGTGTTGGATCCAGACATCACCAGTCAACAGTGATTGGAGGGAGCTCTTTGGCCACACCCCATAATACTAGAAAgcgggctacacaaaatctgttgGACGTGGggtcagcaggctccacctacttttaatTCAGGCACCtggttggtcagtttataacttgaataacttgaattacagaaaaaatctaataaaaagaGATTGGTTTATCAAGAAGTTGAAAAAGtatctctatagaagtcttttggattttggcttcttggagccacttcctgtttggaatgccaggggggcggggtcagtccagttcttatatacagtcaatcaCCTCCTCACAACCTGCTTTGGTACCAAACTCAACTGTCATTGGTTCTGGACTCGCTGAAACGCCATGAGCCAAAAACACACGACGACACTCTGGTTCAATCAACAGGAACATTTTGAAGCAAACGTTTGAAccttgttggtcatgtgacacaCCGTATCCAATCCCTCGGCTTCAGGAAAACGTCGGCGCCATTCAGCTATCACTGGTTTGACCTGATCGATAATCCACGTTGACCGTTTCATTCCCACCACGGAGGGGGAGGGGCCTTTACCTTTCTCCTCGGAGAGGACCTGCACCAGCTCGTATCCCTCCTCTGGCTCCCCCTCCAGGTTGTGTTTTGCCATCGCGCGGGAAATCACGGCGGGGGTTTTGTCCTGACTGGTCAGCTGCTCAAATAAAGTCGAACAAACAGAAGAGGAAAAGGTCAGTCGTGGATTTGAGAGCCCTGAAAGCTCGGCCGCCGCTCCCTCACCAGGATGCTCTTGTACAGATTCCCGTTCCCGTGCTCCAGGCTGACCCGGATGATGCACGCGTCCTGGGCCTGCGTGTTGTACGCCGGCGTCTGGGACGTGGATCCGGGGGACATGGGCGTGAGGGAGACGCAGCGCCTGTGGGTGCAGGGGGGCCCCGAGAGGGCGGGGGACGTGGGAGTCATGGAGACGCTGGCCGTGGAGGAGCTGGTGTCCATGGAGTGAAGGGAAGTGCAGGAGGAGGACTCGGCTAACTGAGGAGGAACGAAAATACGGGGTTTGTAGAAGTGAACCAGTTTAATGCTGTTTGGAAGAAGATTGAGTTCAACAAAACCTGGTGTAACGTGATCTGTGACactctttatttctcttttcttttgtttttcagagtgGAATCAATTTCCTTATGTCACTATCGATGGAACATCTGTACGTTTGAAGATAGTAAAGCTCCTTAAAACCAGGATGCATGAAAAGGTCCAAACGGGTCAGATCCTTCCGCTCTCATCATCTTGCAGATTTTACatcttttatttctgctttagtTCATTGGTTTCAAAAAACCGGCgccaaaaacaggaagttttatttttgtaacgttcctttctgagctctttatttctATCACACCGTCTCTTAAAGCTGCAGGATTTCAATCCTTTCAACATGATAAAATACGTCAATAACGATTAATATTGTATTCATTagtcattattatttaatttcattaatTATTCCTCTATAAAGTTTAACCTGAAATCCGATCagaactgtatgactggatggATGTGATACTGCTCACGTTTATTGAtcacgctaatgttagctcgggTTTGTGAGGTGCTTgttaaacaaaggaatgctacggtggccctgaagtacaattcacattttaaagatcacaaccaccataaaaaaagcaaaacaaaaataacttgaaaagtttcattacctgtgataatgctagtgtgaaagttttttgctgaaagtagtcgctgaagatgctgaagctttttgctgaaaatagtgatgcaattaactgaaaatgcaaaagttatttgtaaaatgtgaaatttgctaaaagaattGACATTTCGTTAAAGAACAATAAGAGGGCGctgttgacctaaatttctgactttctttttaaagtaaatttgcttaaaaatcaaaaatacatgtctattttgaaaaagtatttagtgTCTTTAGTAtgagctaaagtccaaattagctcaaaaaacctcaggagaggccaaattagacaaaagaaGCTCGATTGTTGCCCTATataccagctaaactccaaaatagcctaaaattcctcagtaactaaattaggcaaaaacgtTAAtcagttgctaaaatagaagctaaactctaaactagcctaTAAAACCCTTTTCCAGCTTCTtgttatgtttcattttttttatttaattttaattcctGGAATTtacttatgtttttttgtttgctttttacattttgttttctaaaatgtaatactatttcattgtgtgaatgctgcacataaaatctcaatcacactctcagcgatttcagtaatcttggtattaGCTCGGTCAGGacgttactgcttgtatttttggtatttataaactttatagtttttgaaatattgagaaaaatatgccccataggaaatgaatgaaatattgctcaaaacttctgcatactttcagcAAGAGAcatcattcaaactttaaatgcTCAGCAACTACTGGGGGTTTAGAGtgatttagaatttagctttcatttttagcaacatgctagctattatggctaatttagacattttccaattttttgcgctaatttgcagtttagctaatattttagcgttatgctagctgttttgacaaaagtagacatttttccaaatttttttgactaaattggcattcagctaatatttttagcattttcattatCAGCTCTTGCttcttcagcttacagcattcacacaagcattatcgcaggtaacgCCATATATCTTGTTATAAattgttttgctcttttcatctttaaaatgttgaatccTGTGTTTTCACGTCAACAGTCCTGCACACAACCCAAAGGTGAATTCccaatgaactcctgcaacTGCAgcaaaactatgtcctaaaaaaaacaacacacgcGTTTTGATttgagctaaaaacagcataattattcttaaaagaacatttttacaatagaagGAATATTTTCAGTCTTTGCTGCAGacttaaaatactgttttaaaaataaaaaacacaaataaataattttccaAATCCCTATAAGCATCAGTTTGTTTATTgagatgcatgctgggaaaactAAAGAGTCGCTGGTTTCAATCTTATTTACTCTAAGGCagtggccccgcccaccttGCTTGGATGGGAGCTGTGCGTGGGGGTGGCGAGTCCCTCGTTGTCTGAAGGGCCGCTGGAGTCGCTGGACGACACGCTGACGGAGTCCATGCTCTCCCCCGAGCTGCCAGTAGGGGGCGACCGGGGCATGTCCCTGACGGGGGAGCTGGCCGCGCTGCTGTCTGTGCCGAGGAACAGCCTGGAGGGCGGAGGAGTTCCGGTCAGAGGACCTGGCGGGAGCTTGCACGATGCCGGCCGGTCGGGGTACTCACAGGCTGAGCCTCTTCACCATGCTCTTCCGGGGTTTGGGCGACGTGGGGCTGCCGTCCCCCGGACCCTCCACCTCACAGGACAGGGCGTAGCTGCAGGAGGAAACAGAGGAGCTGAAACGTGGAGCTCAGTGTGTCAGGAGGCAAAGAGAGAAAGACGtagaaaagaggaagaggaggatgaagagccAGAACCAACCTCTCCTCCTCGCTGAGCTGAGGCTGGCTCCGGAACCAGCGGAGGAAGGCGGCGTCTCCGCTCAGGCAGTAGCTGTTACAGGCCGACTGCAGCAGCTTGATCTGAGCGATCACCTCAAACTCCTGCAGGAACCCCAGAGAGTCGCGTCAGAACCACCCAGTCCGGAGAGCTGCTCCAGAACCTCAGACGGTCACTTACCCGGCGCCTCTTCTCAAAGTTGATCAGGCCGCCCTGCAGGGAGACAGAAAACACGCTCAGGACGCCACGCACCAGCAGCTGCTGACCGAGGGACCGCCTCCAAACTCACCTCAACGAGGTCGGGCAGCGCCGTGTCCAGCATGGTCAGGTCAGTCAGGAAGGTCCCCAAGTACGGGATGGTTCCCTGCATGGCCCCCTGGAAGGGTCATTTCAGAAAAGGTCACCTTACGTAGATCAGGGGTCCGCTCCGTTCTCTACTCTCCTTTACTTCACCTTCATTATATTACCCTCCCCGTTTGATACGCAGGATCAagaggttggattggggggttcaAACACCAAATCCCGAAAGCGGTTGTGtttgcagctcaccgctcccccaggtgaggggtcaaatgtggagaacgcATTTCGCACCCCTAGGGGGCGTGACAACTGATAGGACTGAGCGGTTCTGTCCGGTCCGGTCTGGAAGGGTCCAGGTGAGGTGAGCGTTTGCTGTCAAGGTCGGACCATCTTTGCTATTtacaaactaaattaaagagaaaatgtttttaaaatttaagatggaagaacaaaaattaggatttaaacaatttttctgATCGTGAAATGGGGATTCTGGACAATAATTTATAGGATTTACatgtgaaaagaggaaaaatagaaAGTTACTGTAATAATGTATTgttgtgtttacatttatatattgtgaattatttgagttattgaaaaagacataaatggaCTTAAATAAGCATTTCCTTCTGCCTGTCCCCTTTTCAAACGTATTTATTTACCTCTGTTTGTGGTTTTATAAAGGGTGATCGCATTGattttgttgtcgtttttttaaagtcttttgtaatttttcacatgttttgaaataaacacCCAGATCACGGCGAATGCATGGTGAAGCCAACAACAAGAACAATGGAGATCATCCAGCTGCTTTTTCCCTAACGTTTGGCTTTCGGTACTACCTTCATACAATATGTTGATTGATAGAAGATTACAGCCATTGGAGGAAGACAGACgctttttctttgactttcCACAAATCAATGGGTTTCAACAGTAGCTCCTTTTTAACTGGTGCGTTGCAGTTTGCTATGAAGCTACAACCAATTGGAGACCAAATCTGAATTATTCAAATagaggggcatttgaaggggtaaggttgtccaaaatagtttttttaagtgctaACCATCACAAAAGTAGAGCCCTACGCTGCGAGGGCGATCTGCGCCGCAGACGACAGATGTGGATTTGgcctgaagcacagaagtttacatttacatgtaagtaatgacgttttgttttagaaaaacctttttaaagtttaaaaaaaaattgttgtgtatttctgagcgctagcTTTACACGCCATAAGAATGAGAAATAATTAGATTTAGagattttggtaaaagaattggACTGTATCGCACATATGggaaagtcaaggcccgggggccggatccggccctccagatcattttattttattgtcattaatgactcgatgttatcttgtgctcatttctaacttgtataattttgacaaaatatatttttatggagagtaaaatattgaaagttatttaaggtttaagttgatttattctggaataatattcctgcctttttattattcagaattatgttgaaaagttacagttttaaagttttaaaatggtcattctgcagctttttggacatttttggcatttactaagatttttaggctattttggagtttagctaatatttacatgatagctgttttggctaatttcgttttttttttcttcaattttttaggatattttgaagtttagctatttttttcagcaacatgctagatgttttggctaagctaatttttttgtttgttttttaggctaatttgggatttagctaatattttcactgactatcagtttcagcatttttcgctattagattcagttttttcagccatcaatttcagcatcttcagctatcagcactagcattttccgCGGTTaaattcacactatcattattacaggtgatgctatatatctagttcataatgagTTTGACTCCTCTGCTGTATCGATTCGTGGACCGTGTTTCGAGATGCGTATCGAAttgtgtgagagggaaagatacacccCCCTAGTTCATTCATAAATATCGTCTGtaccgctcagtgaaaacgGGGCAAAAGAGCCTCCATATCCCAGAGTTCTTTGCTCTGAAGAACGTGGCGTTGCTGCGATTTTTCCGGACTCTGGTTGTCTCACCATTTCCTTCTGCAGCTGGAGCCTCTTGTGCGTCCGTTTCTGGTGCTCTTTGGCGCAGCTCTCCAGACTGGCAAACTTTGACGTACCTTCCTGTGGAGGAGAGGCGGAGCAGAGGGTTGGACCGGGGACAGGAAGAGGCGGCGCCGGGCGAGGAGGAACTCACCCTCATGAGGAGCTCCCTGCTGGTCAGGTAGTTGTTGTGGTCGGAGAAAATGTCGGAGAGCTCCTCGAAGGTCTGCATGCTGTCCCTGCACGGAGCACAGATCCATGTCAGCTGGACGGCTGATGGACAGCAGACAGCTGGGGGGTCTGGGGGCTCACCTGTGCACACAAGCCCAGACTCTCTTCAGGCGGTACAGGGGGTTGGACTGCAGCGCCGACACGATGGCTCGCAGCGAGGAGAAGTTCTTGCGTATCCGACACTCCTGCAGGACGACACAGACGGTCAGAAACCGACCCAGAACCCCAAGGGAGGTTCGACCCGCCGTGAGCCCACCTGAGCCACATCGATCCAGCGCTGGATGAGCCGCGCGCGCACGTGCGGCCGCAGCTGCCTGTGCTTCAGCACCGTGCTGACCACGCATGCCGCCACGGCGTTGAACTGAGTGATGGTGGCTCGGATGGTGGGGGCGCTGTGCTTGTTGTCCTTTTTGTCCCTCTGGGACCAGATGGAGCCCAGGCAGTGGTGAGGGACCACCTTCTTGAACAGAACCTGGACAGAACGGAGGATGGTGTAAAactcgtgtcaaagtcaaggcccggggcatgctaacgtttttggagtttagcttctatgttagcaacatactaatgtttttggagtttagcttctatgttagcaacatactaatgtttttggagtttagcttctatgttagcaacatgctaacgtttttggagtttagcctctatgttagcaacatactactgtttttggagtttagcttctatgttagcaacatactaacgtttttggagtttagcttctatgttagcaacatactaacgtttttggagtttagcctctatgttagcaacatactactgtttttggagtttagcttctatgttagcaacatactactgtttttggagtttagcttctatgttagcaacatactactgtttttggagtttagcctctatgttagcaacatactactgtttttggagtttagcttctatgttagcaacatactagcgtttttggagtttagcttctatgttagcaacatgctagcatttttggagtttagcttctatgttagcaacatgctaacgtttttggagtttagcttctatgttagcaacatgctagcgtttttggagtttagcttctatgctagcaatatgctaacctttatggctaatttagtttactaaggaattttaggctattttggagtttagcttctatgttagcaatgtgctaggttttggggctaatttggcacatACTGAATGTATTTTTAGGATAATGTagagtttcgctaatatttcagctatagacatttttggctaatatattatctactaaggttttttaaggctaatttagagtttagcttctattttagcaacaggttaacatttttgactaatttagtttactgaggaatttctagcctttttggctaatttt includes:
- the rgl1 gene encoding ral guanine nucleotide dissociation stimulator-like 1 isoform X1, whose protein sequence is MVSMISQYPLATLLPWPATPQHHHCPDLDCTLLLEGEGGVALQSFQPRYPESSPQHWSSVQDWGEEVEDGAVYNVTLKRVQIQQAANKGARWLGAEGDRLPPGHTVSQLETCKIRSIRAGTLERLVETLLTAFGDNDLTYTSIFLSTYRAFASTQTVLQLLLDRYGNVEENGLEPEQCHSPEGRGAIRNALASILRAWLDQCPEDFQEPPDYPCLHRLMGYLRRAQPGSETLRRAESLLVQLQNQAGQDEADGGFHGNSSFCLGEEEEVEIEVQEDFLSFDADLVAEQLTYMDAVLFKKVVPHHCLGSIWSQRDKKDNKHSAPTIRATITQFNAVAACVVSTVLKHRQLRPHVRARLIQRWIDVAQECRIRKNFSSLRAIVSALQSNPLYRLKRVWACVHRDSMQTFEELSDIFSDHNNYLTSRELLMREGTSKFASLESCAKEHQKRTHKRLQLQKEMGAMQGTIPYLGTFLTDLTMLDTALPDLVEGGLINFEKRRREFEVIAQIKLLQSACNSYCLSGDAAFLRWFRSQPQLSEEESYALSCEVEGPGDGSPTSPKPRKSMVKRLSLLFLGTDSSAASSPVRDMPRSPPTGSSGESMDSVSVSSSDSSGPSDNEGLATPTHSSHPSKLAESSSCTSLHSMDTSSSTASVSMTPTSPALSGPPCTHRRCVSLTPMSPGSTSQTPAYNTQAQDACIIRVSLEHGNGNLYKSILLTSQDKTPAVISRAMAKHNLEGEPEEGYELVQVLSEEKELLIPDNANVFYAMNTSANFDFLLRVRGSGGRPVQLRSRCSSTLPRAQHRSSLSLRLSKVTL
- the rgl1 gene encoding ral guanine nucleotide dissociation stimulator-like 1 isoform X2, translating into MRETLTMKFAWKTKMSSVQDWGEEVEDGAVYNVTLKRVQIQQAANKGARWLGAEGDRLPPGHTVSQLETCKIRSIRAGTLERLVETLLTAFGDNDLTYTSIFLSTYRAFASTQTVLQLLLDRYGNVEENGLEPEQCHSPEGRGAIRNALASILRAWLDQCPEDFQEPPDYPCLHRLMGYLRRAQPGSETLRRAESLLVQLQNQAGQDEADGGFHGNSSFCLGEEEEVEIEVQEDFLSFDADLVAEQLTYMDAVLFKKVVPHHCLGSIWSQRDKKDNKHSAPTIRATITQFNAVAACVVSTVLKHRQLRPHVRARLIQRWIDVAQECRIRKNFSSLRAIVSALQSNPLYRLKRVWACVHRDSMQTFEELSDIFSDHNNYLTSRELLMREGTSKFASLESCAKEHQKRTHKRLQLQKEMGAMQGTIPYLGTFLTDLTMLDTALPDLVEGGLINFEKRRREFEVIAQIKLLQSACNSYCLSGDAAFLRWFRSQPQLSEEESYALSCEVEGPGDGSPTSPKPRKSMVKRLSLLFLGTDSSAASSPVRDMPRSPPTGSSGESMDSVSVSSSDSSGPSDNEGLATPTHSSHPSKLAESSSCTSLHSMDTSSSTASVSMTPTSPALSGPPCTHRRCVSLTPMSPGSTSQTPAYNTQAQDACIIRVSLEHGNGNLYKSILLTSQDKTPAVISRAMAKHNLEGEPEEGYELVQVLSEEKELLIPDNANVFYAMNTSANFDFLLRVRGSGGRPVQLRSRCSSTLPRAQHRSSLSLRLSKVTL